In Flavobacterium cerinum, one genomic interval encodes:
- a CDS encoding SpvB/TcaC N-terminal domain-containing protein produces MDYRNTRYSGIKKNVFQTVHYIVLIGMLHSTFVAPAQGILEAYFKPSNIQYYAGSMAKKHPERLFGNSDTTALSNQPGQTKTESVRVSNDVTTVKTATSAAKQWAADIPSGIIGSSKEMPMDSPSDNVFKFNIDALPDSRNYNIYLTYDVYGVDGVNAVSRSINDRLATGGYIVKGTNKWSQQKEEIDGNWLKNGENKVVFATPERSTYQYSIKNVTIAVEKKKPLEIAPTVIVHNSDITLSKDNKIYIKGFLKGKEEAIAKVTANGKTLRYNNGEFEGFIELSDRIKKDQLVVIKAEDEGGLIGQELLTLGAVLEADQSFEIEKSKEYLSNRFEAYKGGMLAVSGAKITIPDSALVKSRLVSIRELRKIDIVPLGPGLINVTKGGKAYRFLPDGTKFEKPVKIALEYDSLLIPKGYTAADIKSFYFDTQQKRWIEVKRDQVDTEAKSIVSETTHFTDYINGIIQVPESPQSTAFAPTMMNDIKAADPSAEITMMSPPQASYDGNANVSYPIKIPAGRKGMQPNLAVQYSSESKGGWLGEGWNISVPAITLDTRWGVPLFDAQKETEIYTLAGEQLMYPKMANGEDYMPNRHMDAGTASNGSPVYSTEKQLRSYALSANKKAFSFRKKTDNTLVERFGSTPANYFWKVTATDGTISWYGGKDGAIDDNAVIKNDDENIVHWALYMTEDVYGNRVKYVYNQANLPVQSGNNANLTSRRSFYLKNIYYTGKGTDDGKYRVEFINETTLRPDVTINNRLGLRQVEPYRLTKVNVWYDTTKVRSYDFAYAIGKFNKSLLKTITEKDATGQIAYSHNLTYYNDLPSNNNVFDQGIKVILPTVAPNYQLNFGNLLNASKMNSSQNVENGWEVEMSGGAELRFWSHSQNESATFMGGMPFGESKSKEVGKVTLIDIDGDGLEDVVYQNSDGLWYHAHQVRETDIKDHTFVTAKKINKAKEFFRSESITKNKFGESWNAKFQFYSPAFYYGEKRFVGHSDTMTYFTDANRDGLVDIVSNGVVYFNRLDTNETPTFLASSELTPNMLITAEPGVRPAPEAPDELQNVMVDYDIVRVWEAPEKGMVVIRDQISLEGNNPNDKAVYSIERVDRDQVAFRLYLKELVAGQAPINVLVNSYDNSVPLSQNRYFGGDAIAVYRRDKIYFRLHKNTDGNNPVLKSNPSIEYVAGPQPVRIDQNGIDHNNVNYKDSFILSHDDEIGLQGTGKVKFEWSNFTVSNMSDDVTYKIVKYTYTPNFAVAPTEEVIYQKVCPQNASTVVSMAGNAMPNDISNYVVSNLNNQEVSFKLIVESDSNVNWKTIEWKPKFTYIPDANAISSGVAERSVYKYPVAKYSIFRGAYNGKYRLSGNNANLPNGGMVWNVPNTVQTFGLKVNTGLNSTPALTSSDNGSFTLVVKKDGKYIGKRKITIQNGVVSVSNNNDPITLYTGNINSISPTVDITAEFYMNGVENDILFQKWMQSAIGHNYTYSEPGQTPVSEYSTLGALIYIGYNWSLPYQTGDNYKRDVIYSSYYTSRSYGNDILFAPSQNHSLEHLGPLYNGWGQFMYNENHDPNANTPSDTYGKLINTEVVNNPSLGMQSDVLEQMGIDTSQCNNAPDPAACIQNLFVSTLNLPGQNTDFSQYTIAELQALGNSLQQLVVDPPAICLWAAKPIRSVNGDNVMTEKWQGMFDSNYTANTTMRAGDFEGSEFDNLFNEDDSDTHFTEQIDLQTGMYAINKHHQNASRSYTIGWGPLNFSRSSLHDEGYSRVTQEFMDLNGDGYPEIFWSENLQTTTMTGGHNAQLGGDPGYGNISVNHSENSGITLSQGSIIAGAKSAGADKNSDSNGNGGEEKRALNIGKPSGRIGVSASLDGENYGEDFWQDINGDGLADRVNINGSIFTVRFNKGKIEAGAGINAGGLENPMSFTNLSPYVSSPSPLGINLGFSIDGAINNILGSLSMGFSIDIGASMNGGNTKVTFDDVNNDGLVDIITESGIRFNEGNKFSGTVYPITLNLNNDSRSTALGVNGSLSVFGGFPICCPIFFGIFLPIIHVKYGGTTRGSANLSIAESLKSYRDFDKDGFTDMVAKDGGDFLVFHSNIKRTNLLKTVQNPLGGTFTVDYTPKAVDYNNPHSRWVMSGLVIHDGKTLANEGIDVYRKSFEYERGRYDRREREFYGYGMTRTLDYKLGEEAYRTTVTEYHNDNYFLKGLVKKSYVKKGPYYGTASGPVFSQTENFYELRKILANGQMDINSSLPLTFDVGGKEGRKQAGVVMVKTRNEVYELGTNTIVSESRMKYDGYGRVTDYINNGDLATTADDYSSTVSYHNDAALVAKNILNVPKEIKVFDSSSGSSVLKRRRMTDQIDPNTGAIGAILAYKDAGSFVKTTMEYDGFGNLIRVEFPRNHNNQAFWYMYGYDTATNKYVTQIDDAFGYYSTTEYDPKFDKILESIDIGGSIVQYQYDTFGRLVTVKGPKELVAAISDYTIRFKYYPTYADLGANPCVSSTDFLPVAVTTHYDEQHDPNAIETFTFMDGLGRPIQVKKDIEINTGTVDKPMYEEAMSVSGWVYYDDYGRGIRQYNPTYEGKSCTVNYKINQQVVPYFSKTEYDELDRVVKTTDQDGKEATIAYTIDTDQNGSMALKTRSVTDQNGSQLVISEIFKDVNGRVNMTKNVGPSGDIWTKFNYNGIGELLSYVDAEDLTTTYDYDDLGRKTEVTHPDNGTTKYAYDDSGNLTKLETANLTNAGTAISYEYEYNRPIRVKFPPTASGANISDVTYKYGNGGPITGRLTYQKDASGEQHFDYGSMGELIYNRRTVVGPNIPTRVFETYFEYDSWNRLKKMTYPDGERVSYYYDLGGNLNRVLGNVASTDYEYIKRIDYDHYEQRMYLLYGNNTETKYTYSPSLRRLNNLNVKTADQQNMFNNNYTYDNVGNVRAITNNAVYNPTNRLGGTYEHSFKYDNLNRLASARGSFTGFVNRETNNNSNYALDMEYNDTHGIKVKNQGHTILSYLTNQDNTYNNNYEYVSGSHKVKSIVDANTGNTEDFKYDLNGNMTVRSTSAGMNTSMYWDESNRLRVVDKDGQMQHYIYDATGERILKGTSRVEQVFENGTLVNGSGVSFEAYTTYPSAYVVVDGRGEYSKHYYAGAQRIVSRIGESDASIFERLDKTELDVKKLQQAQKTDLEQMVSKSDSGKVYFKDYQPETLTEEKDSEKSESERASQVTEQFPYTDIYYYHPDHLGSSTYLTDANGMPYQFFLNLPFGETMVEMHSFTENYASPYKFNGKELDSETGMYYYGARYYDPKVSIWLSVDPLAQKYQGWNPYNYTMQNPINLIDPDGKQSIDPPFKRGSLAKPVFKYDSGFSKFPKNKGQSIWDEVSYGFWNLAGKAASYTSLKDASKAYLHYIGATGTDLNFNLGKYFKEDYSGKMTLYELREIAKKSAMEIQPGVGQTEMTSKGFSAGRAADFPYPETQNWQKAIGAFNLYMRANVSVAEQKNGDLEYTMQLTIFGEDLYNFNPGAKDIATGVSDDSNGKFEVQGLAKQFMSKGKHKETIHWSVKKK; encoded by the coding sequence ATGGATTATAGAAATACCCGTTATTCCGGGATAAAGAAAAACGTTTTTCAAACGGTGCATTATATTGTTTTGATCGGTATGCTACACAGTACATTTGTAGCACCGGCTCAAGGAATTTTAGAAGCCTATTTTAAGCCGTCGAATATCCAATATTATGCCGGTTCAATGGCAAAAAAACATCCGGAAAGATTATTCGGTAATTCGGATACTACAGCTTTGTCTAATCAACCCGGACAAACTAAAACCGAATCGGTTCGTGTATCAAATGATGTTACAACAGTAAAAACAGCAACGTCTGCTGCAAAGCAATGGGCCGCAGATATCCCGTCGGGAATTATTGGAAGTTCAAAAGAAATGCCGATGGATAGTCCTTCGGATAACGTTTTTAAATTCAATATCGATGCATTGCCGGATAGTCGTAATTATAATATCTATCTGACATATGATGTATATGGTGTAGACGGTGTTAATGCTGTATCAAGATCCATTAACGACCGCTTGGCAACAGGTGGTTATATAGTTAAAGGAACTAATAAATGGAGTCAGCAAAAAGAAGAAATCGACGGTAACTGGTTAAAAAACGGAGAGAACAAAGTTGTTTTTGCGACTCCGGAACGATCAACCTATCAATATAGTATCAAAAATGTGACGATTGCGGTTGAGAAAAAGAAACCGTTAGAAATCGCACCGACGGTTATTGTACATAATTCAGATATTACACTATCAAAAGATAATAAAATCTATATCAAAGGATTTCTAAAAGGGAAAGAAGAAGCGATTGCTAAGGTAACTGCTAATGGAAAAACATTGCGCTATAATAACGGTGAATTTGAAGGTTTTATTGAGTTAAGTGACCGAATCAAAAAAGACCAGCTTGTTGTGATTAAAGCGGAAGATGAAGGAGGATTAATCGGACAGGAATTACTTACGCTTGGTGCTGTTTTGGAAGCTGATCAATCTTTTGAAATCGAAAAATCGAAAGAATATTTATCCAATCGTTTTGAAGCCTACAAAGGTGGCATGTTAGCAGTATCCGGAGCTAAAATTACAATACCGGACAGTGCATTGGTAAAATCCAGATTGGTTTCGATTCGGGAGTTACGAAAAATCGATATCGTTCCATTAGGTCCCGGATTAATCAACGTAACAAAAGGGGGGAAAGCCTATCGTTTCTTACCCGATGGAACCAAGTTTGAAAAACCTGTAAAAATCGCATTGGAATATGACAGCTTGTTAATTCCGAAAGGATATACGGCTGCCGATATTAAATCTTTTTATTTTGACACTCAACAGAAAAGATGGATTGAAGTAAAAAGAGATCAGGTGGATACGGAAGCAAAAAGTATTGTATCCGAAACAACCCATTTTACAGATTATATCAACGGAATTATTCAGGTGCCGGAAAGTCCGCAGTCAACAGCATTCGCGCCAACAATGATGAATGATATTAAAGCCGCAGATCCGTCAGCAGAAATAACAATGATGAGCCCACCGCAAGCGTCATACGACGGTAACGCGAATGTGAGTTATCCGATCAAAATACCGGCCGGAAGAAAAGGAATGCAACCTAATCTTGCCGTACAATATAGCAGCGAATCCAAAGGAGGATGGTTAGGAGAAGGATGGAATATTTCAGTTCCGGCGATCACATTAGATACCCGTTGGGGTGTTCCGCTTTTCGATGCGCAAAAAGAAACGGAAATTTATACATTGGCGGGCGAACAGTTAATGTATCCGAAAATGGCTAACGGAGAGGATTATATGCCGAACCGACATATGGATGCCGGTACAGCATCAAACGGATCACCGGTTTACAGTACGGAAAAACAGTTGCGTTCCTATGCTTTATCTGCAAATAAAAAAGCATTTTCATTCCGGAAGAAAACGGACAATACATTAGTTGAAAGATTTGGGTCAACACCTGCAAATTACTTTTGGAAAGTAACCGCAACGGATGGAACTATAAGTTGGTATGGTGGAAAAGATGGAGCGATAGACGATAATGCAGTTATTAAAAATGATGATGAAAATATAGTGCACTGGGCGCTATATATGACGGAAGATGTATATGGGAATCGAGTGAAATATGTCTATAATCAAGCAAATTTACCTGTGCAAAGCGGTAATAATGCCAATTTGACTTCCAGACGTTCTTTTTATCTGAAAAACATCTATTATACCGGTAAAGGTACTGATGATGGTAAATATCGTGTTGAGTTTATTAATGAAACAACATTGCGTCCGGATGTAACGATAAATAACCGTTTAGGATTAAGACAGGTTGAGCCATATCGATTGACAAAAGTTAATGTCTGGTATGATACAACTAAAGTGAGAAGTTATGATTTTGCATATGCGATCGGGAAATTCAATAAATCATTGCTTAAGACAATTACTGAAAAAGATGCGACGGGACAGATTGCTTATTCTCATAATTTAACCTATTACAATGATTTACCAAGTAATAATAATGTTTTTGATCAGGGAATTAAAGTAATATTGCCTACTGTAGCACCGAACTATCAGCTTAATTTCGGAAACCTGCTCAATGCATCTAAAATGAATTCTTCTCAAAATGTTGAAAACGGATGGGAAGTAGAAATGTCAGGTGGAGCCGAATTACGATTTTGGTCGCATAGTCAGAATGAATCGGCTACATTTATGGGAGGTATGCCTTTTGGAGAATCCAAATCAAAAGAGGTAGGGAAAGTCACATTGATTGATATCGATGGAGACGGATTGGAAGATGTGGTATATCAGAATAGTGATGGCTTATGGTATCATGCACACCAGGTAAGAGAAACGGATATAAAAGATCACACTTTTGTTACTGCGAAAAAGATAAATAAAGCAAAAGAATTTTTTAGAAGCGAGAGTATCACTAAAAATAAGTTCGGAGAGTCATGGAATGCAAAATTTCAATTTTATAGCCCAGCTTTTTATTATGGTGAAAAACGATTCGTTGGTCATTCGGATACGATGACGTATTTTACGGATGCAAACCGAGATGGCTTGGTCGATATCGTAAGTAACGGAGTCGTATACTTTAACCGATTAGACACGAATGAGACCCCTACGTTTTTAGCATCGAGTGAATTAACACCAAATATGCTAATTACAGCTGAACCGGGTGTAAGACCCGCGCCGGAAGCACCGGACGAATTACAGAATGTAATGGTTGATTATGATATTGTGAGGGTATGGGAAGCTCCGGAAAAAGGGATGGTAGTTATTAGAGATCAGATTTCACTGGAAGGAAACAATCCTAATGATAAAGCAGTATATTCGATTGAGAGGGTAGATAGAGATCAGGTTGCTTTTAGACTTTATTTAAAAGAGTTGGTGGCTGGACAGGCACCAATAAATGTACTGGTAAATTCTTATGATAACAGTGTGCCATTGTCACAAAACCGATATTTTGGTGGTGATGCCATAGCGGTATATAGACGAGATAAAATCTATTTCAGATTGCATAAAAATACAGATGGGAATAATCCTGTTTTAAAGTCAAATCCAAGTATAGAATATGTAGCAGGTCCACAACCAGTGCGTATCGATCAAAATGGTATCGACCATAATAATGTTAATTATAAAGATTCCTTTATTTTGAGTCATGACGATGAGATCGGATTGCAAGGTACCGGTAAAGTGAAATTTGAATGGTCGAATTTTACCGTGTCCAATATGTCGGATGATGTGACCTACAAAATTGTAAAATATACTTATACTCCGAATTTTGCAGTTGCGCCTACAGAAGAGGTGATTTATCAAAAGGTTTGTCCTCAAAATGCAAGTACAGTAGTATCGATGGCAGGAAATGCTATGCCGAATGATATCAGTAATTATGTGGTGTCCAACCTGAACAATCAGGAAGTTTCGTTTAAATTGATTGTAGAGTCAGATTCAAATGTAAACTGGAAAACGATAGAATGGAAGCCTAAATTTACATATATCCCGGATGCTAATGCTATTAGCTCGGGTGTTGCCGAGAGAAGTGTTTATAAATATCCTGTAGCTAAATATTCGATTTTTAGAGGAGCTTATAATGGTAAATACCGATTAAGTGGTAATAATGCCAATTTGCCTAATGGAGGAATGGTATGGAATGTGCCAAATACAGTACAGACATTCGGATTGAAAGTAAACACAGGATTAAATAGTACCCCGGCACTCACCAGCTCGGATAACGGTTCTTTTACATTAGTTGTAAAAAAAGACGGGAAATATATCGGGAAAAGAAAAATTACAATTCAAAACGGAGTAGTTTCTGTTTCGAATAATAATGATCCGATAACACTTTATACCGGGAATATTAATTCAATATCACCGACTGTAGATATTACAGCGGAGTTTTATATGAACGGAGTCGAGAATGATATCCTTTTTCAAAAATGGATGCAGTCTGCAATAGGACATAATTATACTTATTCAGAACCGGGTCAAACACCTGTGTCTGAATATTCAACCCTAGGAGCATTAATATATATCGGATATAACTGGTCACTGCCATATCAAACAGGTGATAATTATAAACGTGACGTTATTTACAGTAGTTATTATACCAGTAGAAGTTACGGTAATGATATACTTTTTGCTCCGTCACAGAACCATTCATTAGAGCATCTTGGTCCACTTTATAACGGCTGGGGGCAGTTTATGTATAATGAAAATCATGATCCGAATGCGAATACACCATCTGATACTTATGGAAAACTAATTAATACGGAAGTGGTAAATAATCCTTCATTGGGAATGCAAAGCGATGTATTAGAACAGATGGGAATCGATACCAGTCAGTGTAATAATGCACCGGATCCGGCTGCCTGTATACAAAATTTATTTGTGAGTACGCTGAACCTGCCGGGACAAAATACCGATTTTTCACAGTATACTATTGCAGAATTACAAGCTCTGGGGAATTCGTTACAGCAACTTGTTGTTGACCCTCCGGCAATATGCTTGTGGGCAGCGAAGCCGATCCGAAGTGTAAACGGAGATAATGTAATGACAGAGAAGTGGCAAGGAATGTTTGATTCGAATTATACAGCAAATACAACGATGCGTGCCGGTGATTTCGAAGGTTCTGAGTTTGATAATTTGTTTAATGAAGATGATAGTGATACGCATTTTACAGAACAGATTGATCTTCAAACGGGAATGTATGCGATTAATAAACATCATCAAAATGCATCTAGATCTTATACCATAGGATGGGGACCTCTCAACTTTAGTCGTAGCAGCTTACATGATGAGGGATATAGTAGAGTAACTCAAGAGTTTATGGATTTAAACGGAGATGGTTATCCTGAAATATTCTGGTCGGAGAATCTACAAACAACAACAATGACCGGTGGACACAATGCCCAGTTAGGCGGAGATCCGGGTTATGGAAATATATCGGTAAATCATAGTGAAAATAGTGGTATTACCTTGTCACAAGGATCGATTATTGCCGGAGCAAAAAGCGCAGGAGCTGATAAGAATAGCGATAGTAACGGAAATGGAGGTGAAGAAAAAAGAGCTCTTAATATAGGAAAACCATCCGGAAGGATTGGAGTTTCGGCTAGTTTGGATGGTGAAAATTATGGCGAAGATTTTTGGCAGGATATCAATGGTGATGGGTTAGCGGACAGAGTTAATATTAACGGCAGTATTTTTACTGTACGATTTAATAAAGGTAAAATAGAAGCCGGAGCCGGTATAAATGCAGGAGGGTTGGAAAATCCTATGAGTTTTACCAATCTAAGCCCTTATGTAAGTTCACCGAGTCCGTTAGGTATAAATTTAGGTTTTAGTATTGACGGAGCGATTAACAATATATTAGGGTCATTGTCAATGGGGTTCAGTATTGATATCGGAGCGAGTATGAACGGTGGAAATACAAAGGTCACTTTTGATGATGTTAATAACGACGGTTTGGTGGATATTATCACAGAATCAGGAATTCGTTTTAATGAAGGAAATAAATTTTCCGGAACGGTATACCCGATTACACTAAACCTTAATAATGATTCTAGAAGTACAGCATTAGGAGTGAACGGTAGTCTTTCAGTATTTGGAGGTTTCCCGATTTGCTGTCCAATTTTCTTCGGAATTTTTCTTCCTATTATTCATGTTAAATATGGAGGTACAACCCGCGGAAGTGCTAACTTATCAATAGCTGAAAGTTTAAAATCCTACAGGGATTTTGATAAAGATGGTTTTACCGATATGGTAGCTAAAGACGGTGGTGACTTTTTGGTTTTTCACTCTAATATTAAAAGAACCAATTTGTTAAAAACGGTTCAAAACCCATTGGGAGGAACTTTTACAGTCGACTATACACCGAAAGCTGTTGATTATAACAACCCGCATTCCCGATGGGTAATGTCAGGACTTGTAATTCATGATGGAAAAACATTGGCCAATGAAGGAATTGATGTTTATAGAAAAAGCTTCGAATACGAAAGAGGTCGTTATGACAGACGGGAAAGAGAGTTCTATGGTTACGGAATGACAAGAACACTAGATTATAAATTAGGCGAAGAAGCTTATCGAACGACTGTAACGGAATATCATAACGATAACTATTTCTTAAAAGGATTAGTGAAAAAATCGTATGTAAAAAAAGGGCCATATTATGGTACAGCCAGCGGTCCTGTATTTTCGCAAACGGAGAATTTCTATGAGTTAAGAAAAATATTGGCAAACGGTCAGATGGATATTAATTCTTCGTTACCGCTAACATTTGACGTGGGAGGAAAAGAAGGTAGAAAACAGGCCGGTGTGGTGATGGTTAAAACCCGAAATGAGGTTTATGAATTAGGAACAAACACGATTGTTTCGGAAAGCCGTATGAAATATGACGGTTATGGTAGGGTTACGGATTATATCAATAATGGAGATCTGGCAACCACAGCCGATGATTATTCGTCTACGGTTTCCTACCATAATGATGCTGCTTTAGTTGCTAAAAATATCCTGAATGTTCCGAAAGAGATTAAGGTGTTCGATTCCAGTAGCGGTTCTTCTGTGTTGAAACGAAGAAGAATGACGGATCAAATCGACCCGAATACAGGAGCAATCGGTGCGATTCTGGCGTATAAAGACGCGGGTAGTTTTGTGAAAACTACTATGGAATATGATGGTTTTGGTAATCTTATACGGGTGGAATTCCCGCGAAATCATAATAATCAGGCTTTCTGGTATATGTACGGATACGATACAGCAACCAATAAGTATGTGACACAGATCGATGATGCCTTTGGTTATTATTCGACTACAGAATACGATCCGAAATTTGATAAAATATTGGAATCTATTGATATAGGTGGAAGTATCGTCCAATATCAGTATGATACCTTCGGTCGACTAGTTACAGTAAAAGGACCGAAAGAACTCGTTGCGGCTATTTCGGATTATACGATTAGATTTAAGTATTATCCTACATATGCGGATTTAGGAGCGAACCCATGTGTTTCAAGTACCGACTTCCTTCCGGTGGCGGTAACAACGCATTATGACGAACAACACGATCCGAATGCGATTGAAACGTTTACGTTTATGGATGGATTGGGAAGACCAATACAGGTGAAAAAGGATATCGAAATCAATACAGGAACAGTTGATAAACCGATGTATGAAGAAGCGATGTCGGTTTCAGGATGGGTGTATTACGATGATTACGGACGAGGAATCCGACAGTATAATCCTACTTATGAAGGTAAGAGCTGTACGGTAAATTATAAGATTAACCAACAAGTGGTTCCGTATTTCTCAAAAACGGAATACGATGAATTAGACCGCGTGGTTAAAACTACTGATCAGGATGGTAAAGAGGCAACAATAGCTTATACGATCGATACGGATCAAAATGGTAGTATGGCATTAAAAACCCGATCAGTTACAGATCAAAACGGATCACAACTGGTGATATCGGAAATATTTAAAGATGTCAACGGAAGAGTGAATATGACTAAGAATGTAGGGCCATCAGGCGATATCTGGACAAAGTTCAACTATAACGGAATTGGTGAATTGTTGAGCTATGTTGATGCGGAAGATTTGACTACAACTTATGACTATGACGATTTGGGAAGAAAAACGGAAGTAACACATCCGGATAACGGAACAACAAAATATGCATATGATGATTCTGGCAACCTTACTAAATTGGAAACGGCTAATTTAACAAATGCTGGAACTGCTATTTCATATGAATATGAATACAACAGACCAATTAGAGTTAAGTTCCCGCCAACCGCAAGCGGAGCCAATATTAGTGATGTGACCTATAAATACGGAAATGGCGGACCGATAACAGGTAGGCTAACCTATCAAAAAGATGCTTCCGGGGAGCAACATTTTGATTATGGTAGTATGGGTGAACTGATTTATAACAGACGTACAGTTGTGGGACCGAATATCCCGACACGTGTATTTGAAACGTATTTTGAATACGATAGCTGGAACCGATTAAAAAAGATGACTTATCCGGATGGAGAAAGAGTATCGTATTACTACGATCTTGGCGGAAATCTAAACCGAGTGTTAGGAAATGTAGCCAGTACGGATTACGAATATATTAAACGTATCGATTACGATCACTACGAACAGCGAATGTATTTGTTATACGGAAATAACACGGAAACCAAATATACATATAGTCCGTCATTACGACGTTTGAATAATCTGAATGTTAAAACGGCAGACCAACAAAATATGTTTAACAATAATTATACATATGATAATGTCGGAAATGTCAGAGCAATTACAAACAATGCAGTATATAATCCTACGAATCGATTAGGCGGGACTTATGAGCATAGTTTTAAATACGATAACCTGAACCGACTGGCATCAGCTAGGGGTAGTTTTACTGGTTTTGTAAACCGGGAAACAAACAATAACAGTAATTATGCATTGGACATGGAGTATAATGATACACATGGTATCAAAGTGAAAAATCAGGGACATACCATTCTAAGCTATTTAACCAATCAGGATAATACGTATAATAATAATTACGAATATGTTTCCGGATCGCATAAAGTGAAGAGTATTGTCGATGCGAATACCGGAAATACGGAAGACTTTAAATATGACTTAAACGGAAATATGACGGTACGATCGACATCGGCAGGAATGAATACTTCGATGTATTGGGATGAAAGTAACCGTTTACGTGTGGTAGATAAGGACGGTCAGATGCAACATTATATTTATGATGCTACCGGAGAGCGTATCTTAAAAGGAACTTCACGAGTGGAACAGGTGTTCGAAAACGGAACATTAGTAAACGGAAGCGGTGTAAGTTTTGAAGCCTATACAACTTATCCGAGTGCCTATGTTGTAGTTGACGGAAGAGGAGAATACAGTAAGCATTATTATGCCGGAGCGCAACGTATTGTTAGCCGAATCGGAGAAAGCGATGCCAGTATTTTTGAACGTTTGGATAAAACGGAGTTGGATGTTAAAAAGCTACAACAGGCTCAAAAAACGGATTTGGAACAAATGGTTTCGAAATCGGATAGCGGAAAAGTGTACTTTAAGGATTATCAACCGGAGACACTTACGGAAGAAAAAGACAGTGAAAAGTCGGAGAGTGAACGAGCCTCGCAGGTAACGGAGCAGTTCCCGTATACAGATATTTATTACTACCATCCGGATCATTTGGGATCAAGTACGTATTTAACAGATGCGAACGGAATGCCGTACCAATTTTTCTTAAATTTACCATTCGGAGAAACAATGGTGGAAATGCACAGTTTTACAGAAAACTATGCGTCACCTTATAAATTTAACGGTAAAGAACTGGATAGCGAAACGGGAATGTATTATTACGGTGCCCGTTATTATGATCCTAAAGTTAGTATTTGGTTAAGTGTGGATCCGTTAGCTCAAAAATATCAGGGATGGAATC